Proteins from a genomic interval of Narcine bancroftii isolate sNarBan1 chromosome 12, sNarBan1.hap1, whole genome shotgun sequence:
- the LOC138746611 gene encoding LOW QUALITY PROTEIN: general transcription factor II-I repeat domain-containing protein 2A-like (The sequence of the model RefSeq protein was modified relative to this genomic sequence to represent the inferred CDS: inserted 2 bases in 1 codon; substituted 1 base at 1 genomic stop codon), whose product MAKRKIENRTFQDRWEADYMFIILKEKPVCLVCGASVSAVKEYNIKXHYETKHQDRYKDLNEKQKLQKVEEMKKSLVLQQTMFTKAESQSEAAVKASFIVAAEIAKSARPFTEGEFVKKCLLKVCDVICPDKKQMFLNVSLSRNTMAVRACELATNLQEQLKEKGKDFMAYSLAVDESSDKSDTAQLSIFIRGVDTKLSVTEELLGLKSMHGTTTGKEIFEEVSKCLNEMMLPWDKLVGLTTDDAPAMRGQKNGLVGRIREKMRENHAGELTVYHCIIHEEALCGKALKTEHIMNNITQVVNFIRAKGLNYRQFKSFLEELGSEYGDVPYHTEVRWLSRGKVLKRCFELREEICLFMESKGKDTTELRDKKFQCELAFLCDIVSHLDALNLQLQGRGLIITDMYSAVRAFRTKLCLWETQMLQGNMAHFLCCQIMKEQISPAVLPSAEFAEKLSVLCAEFSRQFADFEAQKCRFELLSNPFAVDVTSTPTNLQMELIELQCNDTLKSKYVSVGAAQFPQFLPNTLPQLRTQAAQMLSMFGSTYLCEQXFSLMKINKTPHRSRLTDEHLHSVLRISSAQSLTPEFDELASKKRSQVSGLDPGFQSSGTSPEYEELWQIAASSFRSMGKVQLT is encoded by the exons atggccaaacgaaagatagaaaacaggacctttcaagacaggtgggaggctgactatatgttcatcattttaaaagagaaacctgtttgtcttgtgtgtggagccagtgtgtctgcagttaaagaatataacataaaatgacactatgaaacaaaacaccaggacaggtataaggatctgaacgagaagcaaaagctccagaaggtggaggagatgaaaaaaagtctggttttacagcaaactatgTTCACCAAAGCAGAATCCCAAAGTGAGGCTGCTGTGAAGGCTAGTTTTATTGTGGCCGCAGAGATCGCCAAATCAGCCAGGCCCTTTACGGAGGGAGAGTTTGTTAAAAAATGCCTGCTCAAAGTTTGCGATGTCATTTGCCCAGATAAAAAGCAAATGTTTTTAAATGTGAGCCTGAGCAGAAACACCATGGCTGTGCGTGCTTGTGAGCTTGCTACTAATTTACAAGAACAACtaaaggagaaggggaaagattttatgGCATACTCACTTGCTGTAGACGAGAGCAGCGACAAATCAGATACTGCCCAGCTATCAATATTCATCCGTGGAGTGGACACGAAACTTTCCGTTACAGAGGAACTTTTAGGATTAAAATCCATGCATGGCACAaccacaggaaaagaaatctttgaggaggtgtccaaatgtctcaatgaaatgatgctgccttgggataaacttgtgggactaacgacAGATGATGCACCTGCGATGCGTGGTCAGAAAAATGGACTGGTGGGCAGGATTCGGGAGAAGATGCGGGAGAATCATGCAGGTGAGCTTACAGTTTACCACTGCATAATCCACGAGGAAGCCTTGTGTGGCAAAGCCTTGAAAACAGAGCATATTATGAACAATATAACTCAAGTAGTTAACTTCATAAGAGCCAAAGGTTTAAATTACCGCCAGTTCAAGTCCTTTCTGGAGGAGTTAGGGTCAGAATACGGAGACGTGCCCTATCACACAGAGGTGCGATGGCTTAGCCGAGGAAAAGTACTGAAGAGATGCTTTGAGCTGCGTGAAGAAAtatgtctgtttatggagagcaaaggcaaagatacaacaGAGCTCAGGGATAAAAAGTTTCAATGTGAGCTGGCATTTCTGTGTGACATCGTGAGCCATCTCGATGCGCTAAACCTGCAGCTTCAGGGACGAGGGCTCATCATTACAGACATGTACAGTGCAGTGAGGGCTTTTAGAACCAAGTTGTGCTTGTGGGAGACTCAGATGCTGCAGGGAAACATGGCTCAttttctgtgctgccaaattatgaAAGAACAGATCTCACCTGCCGTGTTGCCCAGTGCAGAGTTTGCTGAAAAGCTAAGCGTACTTTGTGCGGAGTTTTCCCGACAATTTGCTGACTTTGAAGCCCAGAAATGCAGATTTGAACTACTCAGCAATCCGTTTGCGGTTGACGTGACAAGCACTCCAACCAACCTCCAAATGGAGCTGATTGAGCTCCAGTGTAATGACACACTCAAGTCAAAGTATGTCTCTGTCGGTGCTGCGCAGTTCCCACAGTTCCTTCCCAACACACTGCCCCAACTCCGTACACAAGCTGCTCAAATGTTGTCAATGTTTGGCAGCACGTATCTCTGCGAACA CTTCTCTTTGATGAAGATAAACAAAACACCACACAGGAGTCGTCTTACCGACGAGCACCTTCATTCAGTCCTGAGGATTTCCTCAGCTCAGAGTCTGacaccagagtttgatgaacttgcatctaagaagagatcccaagtatctggtttagacccag gcttccagtcctctgggacctctcCAGAATACGAGGAATTGTGGCAAATTGCAGCCAGTTCTTTTAGGTCCATGGGAAAG